One part of the Polyangiaceae bacterium genome encodes these proteins:
- a CDS encoding bifunctional oligoribonuclease/PAP phosphatase NrnA, whose amino-acid sequence MTAKHLDFQRTLETARGEPLLILISGHPDPDAIGSALAHQHICEALEIPATIAHVMPVSRPENRALVKLLNVNMIQVATTKDLEPYKHLSLVDTSSPESSIKLPDELKVLTVVDHHRSTKPVEAEFVDVRTGFGATCSIYAEYLKAGLAPLTGSEREQVHMATALLFGIRTDTDDFARAEPADFHAAAYLKPYCDLQLLQRIGQKVIAAESMEALARGLGDMDVVRDFALVGVGRVSPSNRDAIATAADFIVRREDLDTVIVYGLVGNRIDGSMRTNSPSVDPTHFLEEAFGKDANGQPYGGGRADKGGFQIPLGILCEADDDDSLWRLVRQTVRRRIGTVIPELLGDTNGRS is encoded by the coding sequence ATGACTGCGAAACACCTGGACTTTCAGCGCACGCTGGAGACCGCCCGGGGAGAGCCATTGCTGATTCTGATCAGCGGGCACCCGGACCCTGATGCGATCGGGAGTGCGCTCGCGCATCAGCACATTTGCGAGGCCTTGGAGATCCCGGCGACCATCGCCCACGTCATGCCAGTGAGCCGCCCGGAGAACCGAGCGCTGGTGAAGCTCCTGAACGTGAACATGATCCAGGTGGCGACCACCAAGGATTTGGAGCCGTACAAGCATCTGTCTCTAGTGGACACCTCCAGCCCTGAGTCCAGCATCAAACTGCCCGACGAGCTCAAGGTGCTCACCGTGGTGGACCACCACCGCTCCACCAAGCCCGTGGAGGCCGAGTTCGTCGACGTGCGAACCGGCTTCGGTGCCACTTGCAGCATCTACGCCGAATACCTCAAGGCTGGGCTCGCTCCGCTCACAGGTAGTGAGCGCGAACAGGTCCATATGGCGACCGCTCTGCTTTTCGGTATCCGGACGGATACGGACGACTTCGCGCGGGCGGAGCCGGCAGATTTTCACGCCGCCGCCTATCTCAAGCCCTACTGTGATCTGCAGCTTCTACAACGCATTGGGCAGAAGGTGATCGCTGCGGAGAGCATGGAAGCGCTCGCCCGGGGGCTCGGCGATATGGACGTGGTGCGAGACTTTGCTCTGGTTGGAGTGGGGCGTGTCTCCCCGAGCAACCGCGATGCGATTGCCACCGCTGCGGACTTCATCGTGCGCCGAGAGGATCTCGATACGGTGATCGTCTACGGCTTGGTGGGCAACCGCATCGATGGGTCCATGCGCACCAACAGCCCAAGCGTCGACCCCACCCACTTCCTCGAGGAAGCGTTTGGCAAAGACGCAAACGGCCAACCCTACGGCGGTGGTCGAGCCGACAAGGGGGGCTTCCAGATCCCCTTGGGGATCCTGTGTGAGGCGGATGACGACGACTCTCTCTGGCGTCTGGTGCGGCAGACCGTGCGTCGCCGCATTGGCACCGTCATCCCCGAGTTGCTCGGTGATACGAACGGTCGGAGCTGA
- a CDS encoding mechanosensitive ion channel family protein: MTQTTSRVLLALLAAFLLFAFVRPVWADDSEKAQAAREIAVDKCKTPRLAVESVFAPEQADQVRCLGGGRAYALQVELVERIRAVFSGRATIDLDALPTDPDASSPVVVSPRFPKVQVARQPDGRWVWTATSLENLEEIYRQNMAGPWVSQLPDWMKAGVGDLKVWQILALLLVLVVGLVVRKLIEFMVQNRVRQLVDRMGQKWASNLIGVFASPGATFVSALLLGVTYPWLSLPLWFGAFLGLAVQVLMIFSVVWAAYRLVDVLSERMAAKAEATDTKLDDQLVPLIRKSLKVFTVIAGVLVILQNLNVNVGALLATLGVGGVAIALAAKDTVANFFGSLMIFIDRPFQIGDWIRVDGAEGTVEEVGFRSTRIRTFYNSVITVPNAKFTEAKIDNMGMREYRRCFFTLGITYDTSPEQMQAFVEGIRAIIQANEYTRKDTYEVHMSAFGASSLDVMVYFFFRVDTWTAELRERHNVYLEIMRLAHDLDLSFAFPTQSLHLEYVSAPGAPRALPEARSSEQLAEVIHAFGPDGARARPAGPRLTDGYLAVADPSFRSRGATDEG, from the coding sequence ATGACACAAACGACCTCGCGAGTACTCCTAGCGTTGCTCGCCGCCTTTCTGCTCTTTGCCTTCGTGCGCCCGGTTTGGGCGGACGACAGCGAGAAGGCTCAAGCGGCCCGCGAGATCGCGGTGGACAAGTGCAAGACGCCTCGCCTGGCGGTGGAGTCTGTATTTGCTCCGGAGCAGGCGGACCAAGTGCGCTGCCTTGGGGGTGGCCGCGCGTATGCGCTTCAGGTCGAGCTGGTCGAACGCATTCGCGCTGTTTTCAGTGGGCGGGCAACCATCGATCTCGACGCCTTACCCACCGATCCAGACGCAAGCTCGCCGGTGGTCGTCAGTCCGCGTTTCCCCAAGGTACAGGTCGCGAGGCAACCTGATGGTCGCTGGGTGTGGACCGCGACCAGCCTCGAAAACCTAGAGGAGATCTATCGCCAGAACATGGCTGGCCCCTGGGTCTCGCAGCTGCCCGACTGGATGAAAGCTGGCGTCGGTGACCTGAAAGTCTGGCAAATCCTCGCGTTGCTGCTGGTGCTCGTAGTGGGCCTCGTGGTGCGTAAGCTGATCGAGTTCATGGTGCAGAACCGTGTTCGACAGCTAGTCGATCGCATGGGGCAGAAGTGGGCGTCGAACCTGATCGGCGTGTTTGCGTCCCCCGGGGCGACGTTCGTCTCAGCGTTGCTACTTGGCGTCACCTACCCGTGGCTCAGCCTGCCGCTATGGTTCGGGGCGTTCCTGGGCCTTGCGGTTCAGGTGCTGATGATCTTCTCCGTGGTCTGGGCGGCCTATCGCCTGGTCGATGTGCTCTCGGAGCGCATGGCGGCGAAGGCAGAAGCCACGGACACCAAGCTCGACGATCAGCTCGTCCCGCTGATCCGTAAGTCTCTCAAGGTGTTCACGGTGATCGCCGGGGTGCTGGTCATCCTGCAAAACCTCAACGTCAACGTGGGCGCGCTGCTGGCGACCCTCGGCGTTGGTGGTGTCGCGATCGCGTTGGCTGCGAAGGACACCGTCGCGAACTTCTTCGGTAGCTTGATGATCTTCATCGATCGCCCGTTCCAAATCGGAGACTGGATTCGCGTCGACGGTGCGGAGGGAACGGTCGAGGAGGTGGGCTTCCGCTCGACCCGGATCCGCACCTTCTACAACTCGGTGATCACGGTCCCAAACGCCAAGTTCACCGAAGCCAAGATCGACAACATGGGGATGCGCGAATACCGTCGCTGCTTCTTCACGCTTGGGATCACCTACGACACCAGTCCTGAACAGATGCAGGCGTTCGTCGAGGGGATCCGCGCCATCATCCAGGCCAACGAGTACACCCGCAAGGACACCTACGAAGTCCACATGTCGGCGTTTGGCGCGAGCAGCCTGGATGTGATGGTGTACTTCTTTTTCCGAGTGGATACTTGGACAGCGGAGCTCCGCGAGCGTCACAACGTCTACCTCGAGATCATGCGTCTGGCGCACGATCTGGACCTGAGCTTTGCCTTCCCGACTCAGAGCTTGCACCTCGAATACGTCAGCGCGCCTGGTGCGCCGCGCGCGCTCCCGGAGGCGCGAAGCTCGGAGCAGCTGGCCGAGGTGATTCACGCTTTCGGTCCCGACGGAGCACGCGCGCGGCCGGCGGGACCCAGGCTCACCGACGGCTACCTCGCGGTGGCTGACCCCTCATTTCGCAGTCGTGGGGCGACGGACGAGGGCTGA
- a CDS encoding EVE domain-containing protein has protein sequence MAKQYWLMKSEPETYSYADLVREKRGSWDGVRNFEARNNMRAMKVGDLALFYHSVKERDVVGVMKIVKEAYPDHTAEGGDWSMVDVEPVKPFTAPVNLTTLKADPNFADLLLIRRSRLSVVPVSAEHFRAILKLGKTKL, from the coding sequence ATGGCGAAGCAGTACTGGCTGATGAAGAGCGAACCGGAGACCTACTCCTACGCAGATCTCGTGCGAGAAAAGCGCGGGAGTTGGGATGGTGTGCGGAACTTCGAGGCGCGCAACAACATGCGCGCCATGAAGGTCGGAGATCTAGCCCTGTTTTACCACTCGGTAAAAGAGCGCGACGTGGTGGGTGTGATGAAGATCGTCAAAGAGGCTTATCCGGATCACACCGCTGAAGGCGGAGATTGGTCCATGGTCGATGTCGAGCCGGTGAAGCCGTTCACCGCGCCAGTCAACCTGACCACATTGAAGGCTGACCCAAATTTCGCGGACCTGCTCTTGATCCGTCGCTCGAGGCTCAGCGTCGTCCCCGTCAGCGCTGAGCATTTCCGCGCGATATTGAAGCTCGGCAAGACCAAGCTCTGA
- a CDS encoding M20/M25/M40 family metallo-hydrolase: MDALELLRDYIAIPSVNSMGRDDLPESITGEARYAQRVAQDFSRLGLDHQLIGSEGRLSVFAEARCAEATDTVLIASHLDTVPVDTMTIDPFDPEVKAGVVYGRGATDTKGGLAAAVAALAQVLSRGKLKRNVILAGQADEESGSIGAYDIIRALSDKRPLWGIATEPTELRVVNQHKGVARVTVTAQGVAAHSSDPSQGDNAIIHLCHGLLKLQALGGSLAERRDPVLGPPTLSVGVVRGGHAPNIVPDRATALVDRRMIPGETHESLTAEFAQALAGSPLTFDCHVEKPPLGVPQDSPAVVACGEALRALGLESAPTPVAFGTDAGLFDEAGMPCIVWGPGSILQAHTKDEYLKLEQLEAATRFFVRLFGG; this comes from the coding sequence ATGGACGCGCTCGAACTACTGCGGGACTACATCGCCATCCCGAGTGTGAACTCCATGGGGCGGGATGATCTCCCTGAGTCGATCACTGGGGAAGCGCGTTATGCCCAGCGCGTCGCTCAGGATTTTTCGCGGCTTGGGCTGGACCATCAGCTGATCGGAAGCGAGGGGCGCCTCAGCGTGTTCGCCGAAGCACGCTGCGCCGAGGCGACGGACACCGTGCTCATCGCATCCCATCTGGACACTGTGCCGGTCGACACCATGACCATCGACCCGTTCGATCCAGAAGTGAAAGCGGGCGTGGTGTATGGGCGCGGAGCCACCGACACCAAGGGTGGACTCGCCGCTGCGGTGGCTGCGCTCGCACAGGTCCTCTCGCGCGGGAAGCTGAAGCGCAACGTGATCTTGGCGGGTCAGGCCGACGAAGAAAGTGGGAGCATCGGGGCGTACGACATCATTCGGGCCCTGAGCGACAAGCGTCCACTGTGGGGTATCGCCACCGAGCCGACTGAGCTGCGAGTCGTGAACCAACACAAGGGCGTTGCGCGAGTCACCGTGACCGCTCAGGGTGTAGCAGCTCACAGCTCCGACCCGAGTCAGGGCGACAACGCCATCATTCACCTGTGTCACGGGCTGCTCAAGCTTCAGGCACTCGGAGGGAGCCTCGCAGAGCGCCGAGATCCAGTGCTGGGCCCGCCGACCCTCAGCGTAGGCGTGGTGCGTGGTGGTCACGCTCCGAACATCGTACCTGACCGGGCTACGGCGCTCGTCGATCGCCGGATGATCCCGGGGGAAACGCACGAGAGCTTGACCGCCGAGTTCGCGCAGGCGCTCGCAGGCTCACCCCTCACCTTCGACTGCCACGTCGAGAAACCGCCCCTCGGCGTTCCCCAGGATTCACCAGCCGTGGTGGCTTGCGGCGAGGCGCTGAGGGCGCTGGGGCTCGAGAGCGCCCCCACGCCCGTTGCCTTTGGCACGGACGCAGGGCTCTTCGATGAAGCGGGCATGCCATGCATCGTGTGGGGACCGGGATCCATCCTGCAGGCTCACACTAAGGACGAATACCTGAAGCTCGAACAGCTGGAGGCGGCGACGCGCTTCTTTGTCAGGCTGTTCGGCGGCTAA
- a CDS encoding DUF368 domain-containing protein, translated as MTAGQDANTAEESPPKDAALADDLGDINWSDAPYIIGSGMCMGTADVVPGVSGGTMAVALGIYQRLLAAITSVNVDAVKALLKFDIKRVMSLLHWRFMACLGMGIALAFAIMIKIVKLPHLLETHPKQVYAIFFGLVLASAMILGKRLPHWSAPRIVSFVVGMGVGWGVVNLVPVETPENPAFIFLCGFVAISAMLLPGISGSFILLILGKYAYIFGNLTKPGVVLPFALGCGAGLVVFSRFLKWLLHRWHDTVVAGLVGLLIGSLWRIWPYQHEKTIIVREKPRVIESHPYLPDHLEVGVIALFVVGLILVFAVEYLASRREARKA; from the coding sequence ATGACCGCAGGACAGGACGCGAACACCGCCGAAGAGAGCCCTCCGAAGGACGCCGCTCTGGCGGACGACTTGGGTGACATCAACTGGAGTGACGCGCCTTACATCATTGGTAGCGGCATGTGCATGGGCACCGCGGACGTGGTGCCTGGTGTTTCCGGCGGCACCATGGCTGTTGCCCTGGGGATCTATCAGAGGCTGCTGGCAGCGATCACTTCGGTCAACGTCGACGCGGTGAAGGCGCTGCTCAAGTTTGACATCAAGCGCGTGATGTCCCTGCTGCACTGGCGCTTCATGGCCTGCCTTGGCATGGGTATCGCGCTGGCGTTCGCGATCATGATCAAGATCGTGAAGCTGCCGCACCTGCTCGAGACGCACCCGAAGCAGGTCTACGCCATCTTCTTCGGCCTGGTGCTCGCCAGCGCGATGATCCTTGGCAAACGCCTGCCTCACTGGTCCGCGCCACGTATCGTCTCGTTCGTGGTCGGGATGGGCGTTGGCTGGGGGGTGGTGAACCTGGTCCCGGTCGAGACTCCAGAGAACCCCGCGTTCATCTTTCTGTGCGGATTCGTTGCGATCAGCGCGATGTTGCTGCCCGGCATCAGCGGCTCGTTCATCCTGCTGATCTTGGGCAAGTACGCCTACATCTTCGGCAACCTGACGAAGCCGGGAGTGGTGCTGCCCTTCGCGCTCGGCTGCGGCGCCGGCCTGGTTGTCTTCTCCCGCTTCCTCAAGTGGTTGCTCCACCGCTGGCACGACACCGTAGTGGCGGGCCTGGTGGGGCTCTTGATCGGCAGCTTGTGGCGCATCTGGCCCTACCAGCACGAGAAGACGATCATTGTGCGCGAGAAGCCGCGGGTGATCGAGTCGCACCCCTACCTCCCCGACCACCTCGAGGTCGGAGTGATCGCGCTCTTCGTGGTGGGCCTGATCCTCGTGTTCGCGGTGGAGTACCTGGCGTCGCGGCGCGAAGCCCGCAAAGCCTGA
- a CDS encoding RNA polymerase subunit sigma, translated as MVATQEGLSKLLERAATFSGPVVFLTGAGISQESGIPTFRGAEGYWRVGSKNYHPMELATFAAYSELREEIWGWYLYRRAVCAHAEPNLAHRAIAALEQHLGDGLLLITQNVDGLHLRAGSSRARTFEIHGDINRMRCEAACSDETFEISSRLIRDPALEKQAESYAPSGEELQLLRCPRCGGNARPHVLWFDEYYNEEHFRFESSMRAAASARLLVVIGTTGATNLPIQIGRLVAARGAPLLVLNPEPNPFSDFAEQCEGVFLQGTAGALVPDVCTAIAESLGGRR; from the coding sequence ATGGTTGCGACCCAGGAGGGACTCAGCAAGCTACTCGAGCGCGCCGCGACGTTCTCGGGTCCGGTCGTCTTCCTCACCGGCGCCGGGATTTCTCAGGAGAGCGGCATTCCTACCTTCCGGGGTGCCGAGGGTTACTGGCGTGTCGGCTCCAAGAACTACCACCCGATGGAGCTCGCGACCTTCGCCGCGTACTCAGAGCTGAGAGAGGAGATCTGGGGCTGGTACTTGTATCGACGCGCGGTGTGCGCTCACGCCGAGCCGAACCTCGCACACCGTGCGATCGCGGCGCTCGAGCAGCATCTAGGCGACGGCTTATTACTGATCACCCAAAACGTCGATGGGCTCCACCTACGCGCTGGGAGCAGTCGGGCGCGGACCTTCGAGATCCACGGCGACATCAACCGCATGCGCTGCGAGGCCGCGTGCAGCGACGAGACCTTCGAGATCTCATCCCGGCTGATTCGAGATCCGGCGCTGGAGAAGCAGGCCGAGAGCTACGCACCGAGCGGCGAGGAGCTCCAGCTGCTGCGCTGCCCACGCTGCGGCGGTAACGCGCGCCCGCACGTGTTGTGGTTCGACGAGTACTACAACGAGGAGCACTTTCGCTTCGAGTCATCGATGCGCGCCGCCGCAAGCGCGCGCCTGCTGGTTGTGATTGGCACTACCGGTGCGACCAACCTGCCCATTCAGATCGGCCGGCTGGTGGCGGCACGGGGCGCTCCGCTCTTGGTGTTGAACCCGGAGCCCAACCCTTTTAGCGACTTCGCCGAACAGTGCGAGGGCGTGTTTCTCCAGGGCACCGCCGGTGCTTTGGTTCCTGATGTGTGCACGGCAATCGCCGAGTCTCTGGGAGGACGAAGATGA